The genomic stretch TTCCATGTACAGTTAGTAAAAATGCATAGcgtcaatatttttatgattgtTCATTGTTTGTTCGATTGACTGTAGATGCGTGATGCCTTCCAATGGCTAACTCGAAGGTTACATGTGCTTACAATTGCCAACGCTAGAACTTATACTGCATTACATTGATATTACTATTCAGTTCAGACCATATTCTGTTGTTCAATTGGAGGTGTGGCTGATATTTAAATGAATCTCCATTTGTTTCATGATGTCAAGTTTCGAATCTTGAATATTCCTCATTTTATCGAGCATTGATAATTTATGAAACTAATAACAATGTTCATTCAAAACCTCCTACTAAGATCACTTCTGGGCATCCACATAAAGAATGTGTTAAAGGGATGGTAACATACTTTTTTTGGATTTGTTACTGGTAGATACTGTTGCAGGCTTGTTTGTTGTGAATCCAAAATTCTGCAGTGTTTTTCTACGCTCTTCCGTCATCTCTCCATAACTTGAAGGACAGGGTTCACCTACTAGTAAGTGTGCATCTTCGATTTCCTCCATCAATTGTGCTTCATGGAGTGACATTGAGAGAGCCAAAGCTATTTGTAGTTGCGGATCTTTGTCTGAGATCTGTAACATTATTTTGCTTcttcattcatatttataattatatcctAAACCATCAAATAATGATTTTACAAAGCTTTACATATTCAAATCGTACCGATACTTTCTCTGTACATCACTAATTTCTCTGGAGAGTTTTTAGTTCATCAAAATCCTTTACGTACCTTACAATAAATGCATGGGTAATAAATAAGCTATTAACATTACGttagttttcaaaattgcatGATCCATTAGAAAACATAGTATAAAATTGCATACCAATTTACGCGATACGGTTTTCTTCGGCTGTATTGGAGGAGCTTCGAGGAGGCCCAATGCTTTTCTCTCATTAGCTTGTTTTGCCTGCAATTCGACGGCATCCAAAAGTGTTTTGGTTGATACTTTATTCTTAGTAGCGCAACTTTTCATATGACTATTTTTAGTTGTTGTATCTTTAAACGATTTGAAACACAATGGGCATGGAAAACCAGTTTTCACCATTGTTTgtggtttgaaaaaagatgaTTCTATCGATGGTTGATTTACATTTGACAGAGcatctcgattttttttctgctttttctTAAGAACAGGTTTGTTCTCTTTATGAGTTAATCGCTTGTTTCGTAACGAAACTTTGAAATCCGCTAAAGATTCGTTCAAGTCCGTCTCTTTTACTGGGGATCGAAAATCAGCCAAGCTATCATCTTTATCTAGCGACGTAATGTCACTGAACATTCCACAACTAGAGGTACTTGTAGAATTCTCTGAAtgcaaaaatgtttcaatagCTTTTGAATGACCGGCAGACCGATCAGATTCTTGGGCCAAtctaaaaagaaataatcatattttatATCCTATTACCAGATTTAATTCTAATGAATTTTGTATCTGGCAAATTTCGAGCGTCTGCCGTTCAAAATCTGACTCAGAGATCCTAAAATATTACAAGGTCAAAAAAATCACATAGCGCAGAAGTTTGataagaatttctttttattacaaaagaCAACATAAGGGTTCTTACATTGTACGATAAGGTATATTAAAACAGTCAGATGTTGGACGAGACTTTTATTGACTACATAATCAAATCAACAGGATCCTACCTTTCGTCATCTTGCTTTTTTatcgacaattttttgtttctaagTGATAAATTTCTAgggtttatttttcttctacaaTCTAATTCCCTCAATTGAGAGGGATCATCATGCTCCCGATTTTCCATTCTTACGTTTCTTGATGTACAATATATTGCATAGCTCTAAATACTGGGCTCTGCAGATTTCTGTTTTTCGGCCTTTGCTCTATCATCCATTATGTTATAGAATGTACTGagcattaaattatttctgtgTCTTTCTTCTTCAGTAGTTTCACTTAGTATCTCTCTCCTCAATGCGCTCTTGAGCTCAAACGATTGAAAGATGCCATGAAAAAGAGGAGTATACCTgtggaaatgaaaaactcATTGTTATGTGTAGTCAGATGTCAGATATTTTTGAATAGCTCAGGCTCTTGAGCAATGCATACTTGACAAGCACACTACCGATATATCTGCAATTTTGTCGAAATACCCATTTTTATCACATGCTCACCAAGTTATATCTAGAAGAGACTTAATTTATCTATGAAGAGTAAACTTATATCACAGTGTTGATCTATAGCACAATTTTCAGACAAGTTCACTTTATTTGGTTTTCACGCACATTTTGTAATACGATATACGTCTAACGCCATGTGAATTATTGTCAACTATTGATGATATTATTTCGAATTGAAACTTACGTAAGTATCACTCCGGTTAAGAGAGTGAAAACAGACACGACACCACCAACATAATATCGGAATTTAAATAATGGTGTGCCTTTGGTTTTACGGGGTTTTCTATATCTAGCATCTATTGAAGCCATCGAATTGATTAAGTGTTATTAAATTTCGTTGTTGCCGGCACAATCATACACTTCGTGTTAATTCCTTAACGAAATCTAGTTTCCTCCGTGGTTTCCTCTTTCCCGTCTTCATGTGTGCGGCGCGGACCGTTGGCATTTGGCAACGACAACACTCTGGTCCGACCTGCGTTTACCGACCATGCACCTCGACCATTAGTACCAAAGGTACCAAATCATAAAACCTATTCGTGTTAGAGTGCGCCACTTCAATCAAGAACACACGAAAAACGCGCCGAATAGTTCCATTAATGACCACAAGGGTTTCAGTACTATTGGTATCATTGTGGTTTCAACCTCGAGTATAGTGAGAAGGGTGAGAAGCATAGCTAACTTCAGACAGATCATAGGGGGTAGTAGTTTTTATGACCACTCAAACGCCACTCGTAAAAATGCGTCATTtgacaaataataaataatcccccttattaatttgttttgaTGCATTGGATATGTTGCATTTGGTGAGTAATTAATAAGTCCTCATCATCTCTCGGCGTAATACAGATTGAGTGCTAGGATAGATTCGAGTTTCATACGAGTTGTTGATCGTTTCTGAAAGTGCTTTTCATCAGATATGATAATCCAGGCTTAAACACTTTTGACTGATTTTTGTTGAGATTCTCAAAGATAACACATACAGACACTCTCAACAATCATCGAGTCAATAGCCTCGACCTCTTCACCCAACAATAACAAGCACGTAACCATCTTTTTGCCGAATATGTAAACATTCTTGCCTGTCCTTTACTCTCAAACACagtcaaatattatttaatagtAAATTAATTATGAATCTCGGGTTGTGTAATAATCCTACTTATTACTAGGTTCGTGTTTAACCCCATAATGATATATTACTGCAGAACAACATCGTcaaccaaaaaatttgttacacacacacacacacacacatatatatatatattgtgtatatttaaaaatacaattttcactTCAACAAGTGCTAAATCAAGTATACCTAGCTAAATAATATTGTTCATAAAACTGCGCTTGTCAGGTACTAACTCGTCATAAGAAAGTAATGTCTATGAATCGATTGCTTTCTTTGAAGAGCTTGTCGTTTGTTGATGGACATGTTCTTTTATAAGTTTTTTAATAGCTCAAATAACAGACATGTATTGCTGACACACGtgcgattttatttttgtttcatatttttcatttcatataaACCCCATGGTTAATCAAATTTGTCTTATGATATTTAACAAGAATGACCATATAGACATATACTTTCTAATATAATTAAGCATATTTATAGTATCAGAAAACAGAAGACTTGTGAACTTTTCTGAGTttgcatttattattatataaaccttttcgtttctttttttcagatcaaagAAGGATGGGGTGTGTTAACAGTCGGGCGGACATTAACGATCTTCATCcaaatatatttcaagtgATGAACGTTGATGATGCGGGCAACTTGATAACACCTGGTAAGCTAGAAATAACAGACTTAGATATAGTTTTGTATCAACGTGATAAGCAACCAGTCAAGTGGCCTCTACGCTGTTTACGTCGCTATGGCTATGACGCCGAAATATTCAGCTTTGAATCTGGAAGACGCTGTTCTACTGGGCCCGGCATTTACGCATTCAAGTGCCGTAGGGCTGAACAACTATTCAACCTTGTACAAACCAACATTCAGGTAATTGCCCATATACTCTATCAGATGCTTATTCATCCAATAAAGAACAATGCacataaattttacattacAAATGCACAGAAATCTCATACCTTCCACTTGTCACTCAGGTTTGCAATAGTAGCGGAGATGATACGATATCGAGAGAACTGCCAGTTGCATCACATCCAGGATCGACGGTAACAATGCGAGTAATGATGCCTTCGGAGCCCAGTTATTTAGACCCAACTCCTGCAAGGAGCAACAGTCGAATAGGTCCGAGATTTTCTCACAGCCAACAAAATGGAATTGGAAGATTAGGCAGCGTTGGAAGCAGTAGTGGCCCCATGTCACCCCAGGGTACTATGGGATCGCCATCACCGCCACCCATGCTTCCACCACCACCTCCAGTTCCCCATCCCCCTCCGTCCTCTCTCTATGTCAATGAAGAAGTGCTGACATCAGCCACAATCGAACGAGAAcacaataataacaaaagcCTTAGAAGAACTATGCAGAGGTATATTGCTgttgatattattaattaagAGCAGTTTTAAAACTTCTGTATTTACGTTGAATCTTTTAAGTGAAAGTTGTTACATTTCACTCAGTTACGAACACATAGTTTTAATCAGTACTcctcaattttatttgcagGTCTTGTACAGTGAGTAGTACCACATCTAGTAGTGGTTTTATGGCTTTGGAACCTACGCCTCTACCTCTACCTATCAGTCAAGAACCCAGTTGCCGAAGTAGGCCACCACCTCTTCCAATGGCATCTTATATCAATGTTGATCTGAGCAGTGATGCCAGCCCACTTTCTCCGTCGCACAGTATTTCTGATTCAACGCCTTTGCGAGAAGAAGCCAGCGAGCTTGATGGTGCTCAGCATGCCTACATGAATATCAGTCCTGGGCAAGAACATTATGATACTGCAACGACTACAATGCGCACATCGTTACCACAGGTACAACCTGACTGGGAGGATGAGCCTAGGCACTGCTATGCAAATCTTGAATCTAGTGATATAGAAGGATTGAGAAAAAGATTCTCAGGGATATCTACTGCAGAGAAATCTCCTCTGCTTCCCACCACTCCTCCTGCTGGGCCAGTCAGAGAGGTGAATTATGCCGTTCTGGACCTTGACCAAAAACATAACACAACAGCTGTGAGCCCTGAAGGTAATGTGAACCCTGCAAATACTCCAATTCCACCCGACTCACCAAATAAACCGTTGAAAGGGTATGCGACAAtagattttaataaaactaCGGCTCTTTCTCATTCTGTTAATCCAAATCTTGTCAATGACAACGAGGGCTCTCGGAAAACTCGACACAATTCAACGATCAATGACTTGTCAGCTCCATCTAGACACAGCTCATCTATTAGCGAGTGACCCATACTATTATGTACCTTTATTATGCTACAGGTATTTCTGAAGAAAGTTTCTTTAAAAAACGACCCATGGCTTCGTACAATATGCCTGCTTGTATA from Neodiprion virginianus isolate iyNeoVirg1 chromosome 3, iyNeoVirg1.1, whole genome shotgun sequence encodes the following:
- the LOC124300070 gene encoding fibroblast growth factor receptor substrate 3, with the protein product MGCVNSRADINDLHPNIFQVMNVDDAGNLITPGKLEITDLDIVLYQRDKQPVKWPLRCLRRYGYDAEIFSFESGRRCSTGPGIYAFKCRRAEQLFNLVQTNIQVCNSSGDDTISRELPVASHPGSTVTMRVMMPSEPSYLDPTPARSNSRIGPRFSHSQQNGIGRLGSVGSSSGPMSPQGTMGSPSPPPMLPPPPPVPHPPPSSLYVNEEVLTSATIEREHNNNKSLRRTMQRSCTVSSTTSSSGFMALEPTPLPLPISQEPSCRSRPPPLPMASYINVDLSSDASPLSPSHSISDSTPLREEASELDGAQHAYMNISPGQEHYDTATTTMRTSLPQVQPDWEDEPRHCYANLESSDIEGLRKRFSGISTAEKSPLLPTTPPAGPVREVNYAVLDLDQKHNTTAVSPEGNVNPANTPIPPDSPNKPLKGYATIDFNKTTALSHSVNPNLVNDNEGSRKTRHNSTINDLSAPSRHSSSISE